ACAAGCCCGTATTTCGGCAATTTTTACTTGAGATACTGGCCTATTCCAAGTATCTTTAGCGCCTACAAAGTCAATATTTACAAATAAGGCTAGGAGACTTCGCTCATGCGAATTATTTTGTTGGGTGCACCAGGCGCAGGTAAAGGCACTCAAGCACAATTTATTAAAGAAAAATACGATATTCCACAGATTTCAACTGGCGACATGTTGCGTGCCGCAGTGAAGGCTGGAACAGAAATGGGCTTGCAAGCTAAGCAAAAGATGGATGCTGGTGAGTTGGTTTCTGATGACATCATTATCGGTATTGTGAAAGAGCGAGTTAAGGAAGACGATTGTGAAAATGGCTACTTATTAGACGGTTTCCCGCGCACTATTCCGCAGGCTGACGCCATGCGTGACAACAATATTGACGTTGATTTTGTAGTAGAAATTGATGTTGACCATGAAGAAATTGTTAGACGCTTAAGTGGACGCCGAGTACATCCCGATTCTGGCCGTGTTTATCACGTGACATATAATCCGCCTAAAGAAGCGGGCAAGGATGACCAAACTGGTGAACCATTGATTCAACGTGATGATGATAAAGAAGACACGATTCGCCGTCGCTTAGCAGTTTACGAAGAGCAAACTCGTCCTTTAGTTGACTACTACTCTAGTTGGGCTGATAAAGATGCTGACAGCGCCCCTGAATACGTTAGTGTTAAGGGTGTTGGCTCTGTTGAAAACATTCGAGACGCTATCTTTGCAGGTTTATCACAGTAAAGTCGCCTAAACAGCGTATTTGCTTTTTACATAAGCGAGAAATCGATTGAAAAAACAAGGTGTTTTACTCTGTAATTTAGGAACTCCCGACGAACCAACCCCTAAAGCGGTTCGTCGTTACTTAGCCGAGTTTTTGCATGATAAACGTGTAGTCTCTATTTCTCGCTGGGTATGGTGTTTAATCCTGCATGGAATTATCCTTAGAGTAAGACCTTCTCGTGTTGCAAAAGCCTATAAAAAAATATGGTTAAAGGAAGGTTCGCCATTACTGGTTATCACCCAGAGGCAGCGCCAAAAGCTGCAAAATGAGATCAATGAGCGCTTCGTTGATCAGCGCTACGGAAAACACGTTCCAGTAGAGATTGCGATGGCTTATGGTAACCCTTCTATTTCTGATGGTTTACAGGCGCTGAGGACTCAAGGCTGTGAACGTATTATTGTGTTACCGCTATATCCCCAGTACTCATCGGCAACCACTGCCTCAATCTTTGACCGCATAGCAAAGCATTACAAAAAACAGTTTTTTGTGCCTGAAGTGACCTATGTTGGTGACTATCATGACCATCCGCATTACATTCACTCACTGGTTCGTTCGGTGCAGCGTTTTCGGGAGCAGCATGGCGTGTCAGAGAAGTTGTTATTCTCGTTTCACGGTGTCCCTGAGCGCTTTTCTCAAAAAGGCGATCCTTATGAAGCTCAGTGCCATAAAACAGCTCAGCTAGTAGTCAAAGCGCTGGAATTGTCGGAAGATGACTACGCGATTTCTTTCCAGTCCCGCTTCGGCAAAGAAGAGTGGGTCAAGCCATACACTGATGAACTTCTGACGCAATGGGCGAAAGATGGCGTTGAATCAGTTCAGGTGATTAGCCCTGCTTTTAGTGCTGACTGCCTCGAAACACTTGAAGAGCTGGCCATTGAGAACCGTGATACTTTTCTTAATAATGGCGGCCAAGATTACCAGTATATTCCAGCGCTCAATGATGACCGAGGTCATATCGAGTTGATGTTACAGCTCATAGAGCAACGCTTGCTCAAGTAACTCTGTGCTCAATTAAACTGTGGCTGAATCCCTAAAATCACTCAACCTTGAAGACCTTTTCTCTTCGGAAGGCCCACTCTCCAAAATTTTCTCTGGCTTTAAGCAGCGTAATGAACAGCTAGAAATGGCTCAAGCCATTGAGTCAATTATCGAATCAGATGAATCTATCTGTATTGAAGCAGGAACGGGAACGGGCAAAACTTTTGGTTACTTAGTCCCAGCATTAAAAGCTTGGTATCTCAGCGACAAGAAAGTGATTGTTTCTACCGGGACTAAAAATCTGCAAGACCAACTCTTTTATCGCGATCTGCCTAATATGAGGGATGCCTTAAAAGTATCGCCAAAAGTGGCGCTATTGAAAGGTCGCAATAATTACTTATGCACCTATCGAATGGAGCAGAGCTTGGATTCAGGGCAGTTCCAAAGCCGGACAATGGTCGATACTTTAGCTAAAGTAAAAGCGTGGTCTGGACAAACTAAAAGTGGTGACTTAACCCAGTGTAAAGACTTAGCGGATAACGATCCCTTGTGGCCCTATGTCACTTCAACCAATGATAACTGCTTAGGCGTGGAGTGTCCTGACTTTGCAGATTGTTATGTTGCTAAAGCTCGACAAAAAGCGACCGCTGCCGATGTTGTGGTAGTCAACCATCATTTGCTGTTAGCCGATATGGTACTAAAAGACGACGGCTTTGGTGAATTGTTGCCTGATGCTGACACGGTTATTGTTGATGAAGCGCATCAATTGACGGATATCGCGCATGCATTCTATGGGCAGCGTTTAACCAGTCGACAGGTAATGGAGCTTTGTCGAGACACCGAGCTGGAAGCTTTAACCACTGCTAAAGATGATAGGCAGTTGAGCGTCGCAGTAAGACGGGTGGAAGGCGCCGTTAATGAAGTGCGACTGGAGTTAGGCGAGGCTGGTAAGAAGATTAATTGGCAGCAAATAGCCACTCCTAAGTTACAAACGGCCTTAAAGGATTTAGAAAAAGAGCTTTTGGCGTTGTGTGAACGTTTAGAGCGCCATGCCAGTCGCTCGAAAGGTTTGGATAGTTGCCACCGCCGATGTGAGGAATCTTTACAAGCGCTGAGTTTATTTAATAGCACCTTTACCCAATCCGAAACTGATAAGGCCTATCAGGGCGTACGCTGGGTTGAAACTTATCGCAATGGCTTTGCTGTGTTAGAGACGCCGCTCAATGTTTCAGAGTCTTTTTCGCGAAGCCGTAATGAGCATGCTGCTAGAAGCTGGGTTTTTACCTCAGCAACCCTGACCCAGGCTGATGACTTTGGTCTTTTCAAAGAGGAGTTGGGACTTTCTGAAGCGAAAGATTTGGTGCTCCCGAGTCCGTTCGATTATGGGCAACAAGCGATTCTGCATATCCCGCGTCATTTGCCAGACCCAAGAGATAGAGCCTATATAGATAGTTGGCAGCGACAGGTCTTGCCGTTAGTTGAGGCTAATTCTGGTGGCACATTTGTTCTATTCACGAGCTATGCGGCCCTGAATAAAGTTAAAGAGTTGTGGCTGGAAAAGCTTGATGATAAAAAAGTATTTGCTCAAGGTGAGCTTCCAAAAAATGAATTGATTGAGCGTTTTCGTGATGCTGGCGACGCAGTACTGTTAGCAACCTCAAGTTTTTGGGAGGGGGTCGATGTTAAAGGTGATGCACTAAGCTTGGTGATTATCGACAAGTTACCGTTTTCAGCGCCAGATGAGCCTTTAATCGAAGCGAAGATTCAAGCCGCTAGAAAATCAGGCAAAAACCCTTTTTTCGATATCCAAATCCCCGAAGCCATTATTGCCCTCAAGCAAGGTGCTGGACGGCTGATCCGTGATTATGATGATAAAGGGGTTCTGGTTTTATGCGACCCACGATTAATCGCCAATAAGTACGGACAAAAGTTTTTAAAAAGCCTACCGCCTATGAAGCGCACGCGAGAGCAGTCAGTTGTGATAGAATTTTTACACAAGTTATCTCAAGAAATCGATAGTAACGGTTAACCATAGAATGCCCAATTTACTCGTGATAGATACTGCGACGGAAGCCTGCTCAGTCGCATTACAGTTCAATAGTCAAGTTTATACTCGTTCCAAAGTTGCCCCACGCGAGCATGGCGAATTGATTTTGCCTATGGTGGATGAGGTGTTAACAGAGGCGAATGTTCAATTGAGACAGCTTGATGCTATTGGCTTTGGTCAAGGCCCTGGCGCTTTTACGGGATTGAGGATTTGTGTCAGTGTGGTTCAGGGGCTTGCTTTTGGGGCTGAGCTACCCGTGATCGGGGTGTCGAGCCTACAGGCTATGGCGCAAGAAGCTTTCGATAGCTTAGGCGCTCAAGATGTCCTGACTGCGATTGACGCTCGAATGGGTGAGGTGTACTGGGGGCAGTATCAGGCAAATGGAGAGGGGCTGATGGTTTTGTGCGGACGTGAAGAAGTTTGTTCGCCTGAGTGTGTCACAGTTTCGGGTGCTGATGCGTCTAAGGTATATAGCGCGGTAGGGACAGGTTGGAAGACTTATGCCAAAGAGCTGTCGACGACCATAAATTTACCGACCGTTATACATAAAGAGCCACTTTATCCGAGTGCTAAAGCGATGCTGAGAATGGCTTCCGAGCAGTTTGAAACTGGAAACACAGTTCCAGCAGAACAAGCGCTTCCAGTGTATCTTCGGGATAATGTGGCGAAAAAGGCTAAGCAGCTTTAGCGCTATTTAGTGTGTTCAGTTTAAATTCACAGATAGTGGGCTAAGATAAGTAGAGTGTCGAAATAACGTCTATAGAATGGTTGAAGGAGAGAATTGTCATGGGTAAGTTGTTGAAATTGACTTTAAGCATGTTTGGAGGAGCTTTATTAGTGGCTTGCGCCAGCACGCCGCAACAGATTGCTTTCGATGAGCCGAACTTGGACTTTACTCGTGTAGCGCAAAACCCAGAAGCTTTTACAAAAAAAGAAGTTCGTTGGGGCGGTATCGTTGCTCGAGTTGAAAACCTTGAAAAAGATACCTTAATTGAGGTTGTGAACCTGCCGCTTGGTCGTCAAGCTCGGCCGCTAGCTTCCCAGGAAACGGGGGGGCGTTTTATTGCGCGTGTCCCAGGCTTTTTGGACCCAATGATCTATAAGCAGGGCAAAGAAATCACCGTTGTTGGAATGTTATCTGAACCGATGCCAGGTAAGGTCGGTGAGCATAAGATTAATTTCCCAGTAGTTGATACACGCGGCCACCAGCTTTGGGAAGAGCGCCCTAATTATGAGTACGTTGAAGTGTATTCTGTGTGGGATCCCTACTGGTTCTATCACCGTCCTTATTATTGGCCATACCGTTACCGTTATCGTGTAATTCGCCATGATTATAGACATGACCGTCGTCGTGACTTGAATCGAGATGCGCTGAACCCTAGCACTGAAAACTATCGAGGTGTCCCAGTTGAGCCCCGTGCACGCCCAAAGCCTAATCCTCCATCAAACCCAACTCGAGAGGTTCCTAGAACCACCTCAGACAGGGTTCAAAAAATGAAGTGATAATAAGTCAATAAAAAAGGAGCTGAAGAGCTCCTTTTTTGTTATTCAGGTTTGTCGTGGCCGTAGAATTTGATATTACGTTTAATTCTGTCGCGGCCATTGGCTTGGCGCCAGCGGTTGGTGTCGCGAAGTGAATAAACGCATCCGCAATACTCTTGTTGATAGAACTCTTCGCGCTTAGATATCTC
The Kangiella marina DNA segment above includes these coding regions:
- the adk gene encoding adenylate kinase produces the protein MRIILLGAPGAGKGTQAQFIKEKYDIPQISTGDMLRAAVKAGTEMGLQAKQKMDAGELVSDDIIIGIVKERVKEDDCENGYLLDGFPRTIPQADAMRDNNIDVDFVVEIDVDHEEIVRRLSGRRVHPDSGRVYHVTYNPPKEAGKDDQTGEPLIQRDDDKEDTIRRRLAVYEEQTRPLVDYYSSWADKDADSAPEYVSVKGVGSVENIRDAIFAGLSQ
- the hemH gene encoding ferrochelatase, with the translated sequence MKKQGVLLCNLGTPDEPTPKAVRRYLAEFLHDKRVVSISRWVWCLILHGIILRVRPSRVAKAYKKIWLKEGSPLLVITQRQRQKLQNEINERFVDQRYGKHVPVEIAMAYGNPSISDGLQALRTQGCERIIVLPLYPQYSSATTASIFDRIAKHYKKQFFVPEVTYVGDYHDHPHYIHSLVRSVQRFREQHGVSEKLLFSFHGVPERFSQKGDPYEAQCHKTAQLVVKALELSEDDYAISFQSRFGKEEWVKPYTDELLTQWAKDGVESVQVISPAFSADCLETLEELAIENRDTFLNNGGQDYQYIPALNDDRGHIELMLQLIEQRLLK
- a CDS encoding ATP-dependent DNA helicase; translation: MAESLKSLNLEDLFSSEGPLSKIFSGFKQRNEQLEMAQAIESIIESDESICIEAGTGTGKTFGYLVPALKAWYLSDKKVIVSTGTKNLQDQLFYRDLPNMRDALKVSPKVALLKGRNNYLCTYRMEQSLDSGQFQSRTMVDTLAKVKAWSGQTKSGDLTQCKDLADNDPLWPYVTSTNDNCLGVECPDFADCYVAKARQKATAADVVVVNHHLLLADMVLKDDGFGELLPDADTVIVDEAHQLTDIAHAFYGQRLTSRQVMELCRDTELEALTTAKDDRQLSVAVRRVEGAVNEVRLELGEAGKKINWQQIATPKLQTALKDLEKELLALCERLERHASRSKGLDSCHRRCEESLQALSLFNSTFTQSETDKAYQGVRWVETYRNGFAVLETPLNVSESFSRSRNEHAARSWVFTSATLTQADDFGLFKEELGLSEAKDLVLPSPFDYGQQAILHIPRHLPDPRDRAYIDSWQRQVLPLVEANSGGTFVLFTSYAALNKVKELWLEKLDDKKVFAQGELPKNELIERFRDAGDAVLLATSSFWEGVDVKGDALSLVIIDKLPFSAPDEPLIEAKIQAARKSGKNPFFDIQIPEAIIALKQGAGRLIRDYDDKGVLVLCDPRLIANKYGQKFLKSLPPMKRTREQSVVIEFLHKLSQEIDSNG
- the tsaB gene encoding tRNA (adenosine(37)-N6)-threonylcarbamoyltransferase complex dimerization subunit type 1 TsaB, which encodes MPNLLVIDTATEACSVALQFNSQVYTRSKVAPREHGELILPMVDEVLTEANVQLRQLDAIGFGQGPGAFTGLRICVSVVQGLAFGAELPVIGVSSLQAMAQEAFDSLGAQDVLTAIDARMGEVYWGQYQANGEGLMVLCGREEVCSPECVTVSGADASKVYSAVGTGWKTYAKELSTTINLPTVIHKEPLYPSAKAMLRMASEQFETGNTVPAEQALPVYLRDNVAKKAKQL
- a CDS encoding Slp family lipoprotein, whose amino-acid sequence is MGKLLKLTLSMFGGALLVACASTPQQIAFDEPNLDFTRVAQNPEAFTKKEVRWGGIVARVENLEKDTLIEVVNLPLGRQARPLASQETGGRFIARVPGFLDPMIYKQGKEITVVGMLSEPMPGKVGEHKINFPVVDTRGHQLWEERPNYEYVEVYSVWDPYWFYHRPYYWPYRYRYRVIRHDYRHDRRRDLNRDALNPSTENYRGVPVEPRARPKPNPPSNPTREVPRTTSDRVQKMK